Proteins encoded by one window of Blautia luti:
- a CDS encoding J domain-containing protein: MKDYYEILEVTSDASEEVIKAAYKALVKRMHPDNGGTVVPGEKNIEDINEAYEVLSDKNKRAAYDCEWEKHKNNATEQQNSGTQTKEEVPHSRDERKEKIAGVIAAAVLSIIFRILGLPRWFGIIAICYMIFCLAGLVSPYIIEIINQLPAAKGHWNSEDSESLESLVALMGLRITFAVYGIHNWLSGICTFLMVCALIWVVVKVVEIIVKVDEP, encoded by the coding sequence ATGAAGGATTATTACGAAATACTGGAAGTGACATCGGATGCTTCAGAAGAAGTAATTAAAGCGGCATACAAAGCATTAGTTAAAAGAATGCATCCAGATAATGGAGGAACAGTTGTTCCGGGAGAAAAAAATATCGAAGATATCAATGAAGCATACGAGGTGCTTTCCGACAAAAATAAAAGGGCAGCTTATGATTGTGAATGGGAAAAGCATAAGAACAATGCAACGGAGCAACAAAATTCTGGAACACAAACAAAGGAAGAAGTGCCACACAGCAGAGATGAACGAAAAGAAAAAATAGCAGGGGTTATAGCAGCAGCGGTGTTGAGTATTATATTTAGAATATTAGGCTTACCGAGATGGTTTGGAATAATTGCGATATGTTACATGATATTCTGCCTGGCGGGGTTGGTATCACCTTATATTATAGAAATTATCAACCAATTACCAGCAGCAAAGGGGCATTGGAATAGTGAAGATAGTGAATCTCTTGAGAGTTTGGTAGCTTTAATGGGATTAAGGATCACTTTTGCAGTATATGGGATACATAACTGGTTAAGCGGTATATGTACATTTTTAATGGTTTGTGCATTGATTTGGGTGGTTGTTAAGGTTGTTGAGATTATTGTCAAGGTTGATGAACCATAA
- a CDS encoding helix-turn-helix domain-containing protein, with product MNNDFLIPIGKRIAEIRRSNHVTQEALANELGVSPKHISHVECGTSSLSLKNFSMFCDLFHCSLDYLIFGNNKNDVLSKLPPEITQILSTGTDADIDRLNRYLQVYIELLNAND from the coding sequence ATGAATAATGATTTTTTAATCCCCATAGGAAAACGTATTGCAGAAATTCGACGTTCCAACCACGTTACTCAGGAAGCTCTGGCAAATGAACTCGGTGTCAGTCCAAAGCACATTTCCCATGTAGAATGCGGAACATCCTCTTTGTCTTTGAAGAATTTTTCCATGTTCTGTGATCTGTTTCATTGCAGTTTGGATTACCTTATTTTCGGTAACAACAAAAATGATGTTCTTTCCAAACTTCCACCAGAGATCACACAAATTCTTTCTACTGGAACTGATGCTGATATTGACCGTTTAAACCGATATTTGCAGGTATATATCGAACTTTTGAATGCAAACGATTAA
- a CDS encoding recombinase family protein translates to MKLYGYCRISTRKQNIERQVRNILAVFPDAIIIKEIYTGTKFQGRKELEKLLKIVRTGDTIVFDSVSRMSRNAEEGFQLYEELFRKGINLIFLKEPHINTDTYKKAMGNQLNMTGDTVDLILEGINRYLLELAKSQIRLAFEQAEKEVSDLRQRTKEGIETARLNGKQIGQLPGRTYETKKSKAAKRIIMKHNQDFGGSLNDIETMKQAGISKKTFYKYKNELQIEQR, encoded by the coding sequence TTGAAACTATATGGATATTGCCGTATCTCTACCCGAAAGCAGAATATAGAACGGCAGGTAAGAAATATACTAGCAGTGTTCCCGGATGCAATTATCATCAAAGAAATCTATACGGGAACAAAATTTCAGGGCAGAAAGGAACTGGAAAAGCTTCTGAAAATAGTCCGAACTGGAGATACGATTGTTTTCGATTCTGTCAGCAGAATGTCCCGTAACGCAGAAGAAGGATTCCAATTATATGAAGAATTGTTCCGTAAGGGAATCAATCTCATTTTCTTAAAAGAGCCACATATCAATACGGATACCTACAAAAAGGCAATGGGAAATCAGTTGAACATGACTGGAGATACAGTTGATCTGATTCTGGAAGGAATCAACCGATATCTTCTGGAACTGGCGAAATCACAGATCAGACTTGCTTTTGAACAGGCTGAGAAAGAAGTATCAGATCTTCGCCAGCGTACTAAAGAGGGGATAGAAACTGCCAGATTAAATGGAAAGCAGATTGGACAGCTTCCGGGACGTACTTATGAAACTAAAAAATCAAAAGCAGCCAAACGAATCATCATGAAGCATAATCAGGACTTCGGTGGTTCGCTCAATGACATAGAAACAATGAAACAGGCTGGAATATCTAAAAAGACTTTTTACAAATACAAAAATGAATTGCAGATAGAGCAGAGGTAA
- a CDS encoding DUF5688 family protein: MMQLNEFAEQVLSAVREKADGNFSVWTTTVHKNNGTSFVGITISGTENQAQPIVYLDGYYNMFLHSKISLKEVSDTVYDVIMEHMNYVPNIKITDLMNWNQMKSNICVKLINAEQNMELLEDMPHRFYLDFAVVYYIKFNESGDELETMDVKNKYLDMWGISEEELYRTGIENMEISDQVFFKNMKEILPIWLQKEDEPSFPMYVLTNASRYYGASVLLLKKELSKISQSLGNLIILPSSLHELIVLPENQYTGDCEACAEMVKNVNTSVVLPEDYLSDHVYTYNRDTQELKIAA, translated from the coding sequence ATGATGCAGTTAAATGAATTTGCAGAACAGGTATTATCTGCAGTAAGAGAAAAAGCAGATGGAAATTTTAGTGTATGGACTACTACGGTTCATAAGAATAATGGTACATCTTTTGTGGGGATTACAATTTCCGGTACAGAGAATCAGGCACAGCCAATCGTGTATCTTGACGGATATTACAATATGTTTCTCCATTCCAAGATTTCACTGAAAGAAGTTTCTGATACTGTTTACGATGTAATTATGGAGCATATGAACTATGTCCCTAATATCAAGATTACGGACCTGATGAACTGGAATCAGATGAAATCTAATATATGTGTAAAGCTTATCAATGCGGAACAGAATATGGAATTGCTGGAAGATATGCCACACCGCTTCTATCTGGACTTTGCAGTTGTGTATTACATAAAGTTCAATGAAAGCGGAGACGAATTAGAGACCATGGACGTTAAGAATAAATATCTGGATATGTGGGGGATTTCAGAAGAAGAACTGTACAGAACCGGAATAGAAAATATGGAAATATCCGATCAGGTCTTCTTTAAGAATATGAAAGAGATTCTCCCAATATGGCTGCAGAAAGAGGATGAGCCGTCATTTCCGATGTATGTACTGACAAATGCTAGCCGTTATTACGGGGCTTCTGTTCTTTTGTTAAAAAAGGAACTGTCGAAGATCAGCCAGAGCCTTGGAAACTTGATTATCCTTCCAAGCTCTCTGCATGAGCTGATCGTATTACCAGAAAACCAGTATACCGGAGATTGTGAAGCGTGCGCAGAAATGGTAAAGAATGTCAATACATCTGTAGTTCTTCCGGAAGATTACTTATCGGATCATGTGTACACTTACAACAGGGATACACAGGAATTAAAAATTGCAGCATAA
- a CDS encoding DUF3848 domain-containing protein, translated as MREYFLNRIYGEYQSYKASVLEENSGSIYARCYEIDCMINIYEILKEFAMKLSVNELERLMNHRDILKYLYELWMKRSDSHYAEMEHHVADEMKKLISNTEELKERNVA; from the coding sequence ATGAGGGAGTATTTTCTGAATCGGATATACGGTGAGTATCAGTCTTATAAGGCTTCTGTACTGGAAGAAAACAGTGGTTCTATATATGCTCGTTGTTATGAGATTGACTGTATGATAAACATTTACGAAATTTTAAAAGAATTTGCAATGAAATTGTCAGTAAACGAGCTGGAAAGATTAATGAACCATCGTGATATTCTGAAGTATCTGTATGAACTGTGGATGAAGAGATCAGACAGTCATTACGCTGAAATGGAACATCATGTAGCGGATGAAATGAAAAAGCTGATTTCTAATACGGAAGAACTCAAAGAAAGGAATGTAGCATGA
- a CDS encoding YqaJ viral recombinase family protein — protein MKILAKTKDLSHEEWLKYRTQGIGGSDVSILAGINPFKSVHQLWLEKTGQVELEEGDTEYTHFGTLLEPIVRKEFTARTGIKVRQKHMILQSEEYPFMTANLDGTINDNGEMAIFEAKTASAFKQDIWEEGIPAPYILQIQHYMAVTGAKRTYIAAIVGGNHFYCHMMERDEEMIEKIILMEKHFWEENVLGGIEPVPDGSEATTNYFNSKFGHSNGETITLPEEVIPICEEYERLSKQLKDVETAKNAAGNQLKNYLKEAETGIVGNRKISWKQISKSSVDTKRLKTEKPDIYNDYLTQSQYRRLSVA, from the coding sequence ATGAAGATTTTAGCGAAAACAAAAGATCTTAGCCATGAAGAATGGTTGAAGTATAGGACACAGGGAATTGGTGGTTCAGACGTTTCTATTCTTGCAGGAATCAATCCGTTTAAATCGGTCCATCAGTTATGGCTTGAGAAGACTGGTCAGGTGGAGTTGGAAGAAGGTGATACGGAATACACTCATTTTGGAACTCTTCTGGAACCAATCGTAAGAAAAGAGTTTACTGCCAGAACCGGAATCAAGGTACGCCAGAAACATATGATTCTGCAGAGTGAGGAATATCCGTTTATGACAGCAAACCTTGATGGAACAATCAACGATAATGGAGAAATGGCTATCTTTGAAGCAAAGACAGCTTCCGCATTTAAGCAGGATATCTGGGAAGAAGGCATACCAGCTCCTTATATCTTGCAAATTCAGCATTATATGGCAGTCACAGGAGCAAAAAGAACTTATATTGCAGCAATTGTGGGTGGCAATCACTTTTACTGTCATATGATGGAACGGGATGAAGAAATGATCGAGAAAATTATCCTTATGGAAAAGCACTTCTGGGAAGAAAATGTACTGGGCGGTATCGAACCTGTTCCAGATGGCTCTGAAGCTACAACCAATTATTTTAACAGCAAATTCGGTCATTCCAATGGAGAGACTATTACTCTTCCTGAAGAAGTCATTCCTATCTGCGAGGAATATGAAAGATTGTCTAAACAGTTAAAAGATGTAGAGACCGCTAAGAATGCAGCCGGGAATCAGTTGAAAAATTATCTGAAAGAAGCAGAAACAGGGATTGTCGGGAATCGTAAGATTTCTTGGAAACAGATTAGCAAGAGTTCTGTTGATACAAAACGCTTAAAGACAGAAAAGCCGGATATTTACAATGATTATCTTACCCAGAGCCAGTATCGACGATTATCAGTAGCTTAG
- a CDS encoding DUF932 domain-containing protein, with translation MAALVEIMFSVREKPWHGLGTIVSEAPDSQKALELAGLDWNVIQKDIITSDGSSVIPGFKANVRDRDNSVLGIVTDRYKVVQNSEAFAFTDELLGEGVRYETAGSLQGGRRTWLLARLPHQYIINGEEISPFLVFMNAHDGSSAIKVAMTPVRVVCSNTLNLALSTAKRSWSCYHTGDINGKMDEARNTLLFAGKYMAELGKSFDVLGQIKLLDSKVMEFINELIPEPDNASPQQHRNIIKLREDAKSRYFDAPDLQGVGKNGYRFINAISDFSTHAKPLRERANYKESLFSRTIEGHPMIDKAYQMVLSAA, from the coding sequence ATGGCAGCATTAGTAGAAATAATGTTTTCAGTAAGAGAAAAACCGTGGCATGGATTAGGAACAATCGTAAGTGAGGCACCAGATTCACAGAAGGCTCTGGAGCTTGCAGGATTAGACTGGAATGTGATTCAAAAAGATATTATCACATCTGACGGAAGCAGTGTGATTCCTGGATTCAAAGCAAATGTGAGAGACAGAGATAACAGTGTACTTGGTATTGTAACAGATCGTTATAAAGTAGTTCAGAACAGCGAAGCCTTTGCTTTTACAGATGAACTTCTTGGCGAAGGTGTACGTTACGAAACAGCTGGAAGTCTGCAGGGAGGCAGACGTACATGGCTTTTAGCAAGACTTCCGCATCAATATATTATCAATGGCGAAGAAATCTCACCATTCCTTGTATTTATGAACGCCCATGATGGTAGTTCTGCGATCAAGGTAGCAATGACACCAGTTCGTGTTGTTTGCAGTAACACACTGAATCTTGCACTTTCTACCGCTAAAAGAAGCTGGAGCTGTTACCACACAGGAGATATTAACGGAAAAATGGATGAAGCAAGGAATACCCTTCTCTTTGCAGGAAAATATATGGCAGAACTGGGAAAGAGTTTTGATGTGCTCGGTCAGATCAAGCTTCTGGACAGCAAGGTGATGGAGTTTATCAATGAACTAATTCCTGAACCGGATAATGCCAGCCCGCAACAGCACAGAAACATCATCAAACTTCGTGAGGATGCAAAAAGCAGATACTTTGATGCACCTGATCTGCAAGGTGTTGGAAAGAACGGATATCGTTTTATCAATGCTATTTCAGACTTTTCTACACATGCAAAACCTTTAAGAGAACGTGCCAATTACAAAGAAAGTCTGTTTTCCCGCACTATTGAAGGACATCCAATGATTGACAAAGCATACCAGATGGTATTGTCAGCCGCTTAA
- a CDS encoding helix-turn-helix domain-containing protein: protein MNTPVDENELLSIEQLCDRLFISATTAYKLLQSGEIKAFKVGTWKIPVKSVNDYIERKCAD, encoded by the coding sequence ATGAATACACCTGTTGATGAAAATGAATTGCTGTCAATCGAACAGCTTTGTGACCGTTTATTTATATCAGCAACAACAGCTTATAAGTTATTACAGTCAGGAGAGATAAAAGCATTTAAAGTTGGAACATGGAAGATACCTGTTAAAAGTGTGAATGACTATATTGAAAGAAAATGTGCTGATTAA
- a CDS encoding relaxase/mobilization nuclease domain-containing protein, with translation MKKGTLLVVRKPYQGDTVIQNTLNYAIGSLFADEEDILTSYIDNGDDSDQIIEEYYRLQAPYNMTDHRRMFHFILTTRTSKSMCTILEEGAYALQDYFSSIGYQAVMVLHSGSYNDALNYHYHVLLNPISVTGCRIQDKYQIYQDIVNYLNQYTHTLWDWKYRSDH, from the coding sequence ATGAAAAAAGGAACTTTACTTGTAGTCCGTAAACCATATCAAGGAGATACTGTTATTCAGAACACTTTAAATTATGCCATCGGATCACTGTTTGCAGATGAAGAAGATATATTGACATCATATATTGATAATGGAGATGACTCCGATCAGATTATTGAAGAATATTACCGCTTACAAGCACCTTATAATATGACAGACCATAGAAGAATGTTTCATTTCATTCTCACAACCCGAACCTCAAAATCCATGTGTACTATATTGGAAGAAGGTGCTTATGCTTTGCAGGACTATTTTTCATCCATTGGGTATCAGGCTGTCATGGTTCTGCATTCCGGCAGTTACAACGATGCGTTAAACTATCACTATCATGTATTGCTCAATCCCATTTCTGTCACAGGCTGTCGCATTCAAGACAAATATCAGATTTATCAGGATATTGTGAATTATCTGAATCAATACACGCACACCCTATGGGACTGGAAATATCGTTCAGATCACTAA
- the guaA gene encoding glutamine-hydrolyzing GMP synthase, translating into MKRETVVVLDFGGQYNQLVARRVRECNVYCEIYSYKTDLEKIKAMNPKGIILTGGPNSCYEADSPTCNKELFELGIPVLGLCYGAQLMMHVLGGKVEKADVSEYGKTEVLVDKTDSKIFKDVSDKTICWMSHTDYISQVAPGFEIAAHTADCPVATAQNEEKKLYAIQFHPEVLHTVEGKKMLSNFVLGVCGCAGDWKMDAFVEHTIREIREKVGDGKVLLALSGGVDSSVAAGLLSRAIGKQLTCVFVDHGLLRKDEGDEVEGVFGPNGQFDLNFIRVNAQQRYYDKLAGVTEPEAKRKIIGEEFIRIFEEEAKKIGAVDFLAQGTIYPDVVESGLGGESAVIKSHHNVGGLPDFVDFKEIIEPLRDLFKDEVRKAGLELGIPERLVFRQPFPGPGLGIRIIGEVTAEKVRIVQDADFIYREEVDNAAAEYKKEHGEDPSWMPNQYFAALTNMRSVGVMGDFRTYDYAVALRAVKTIDFMTAESAEIPYAVLNKVMNRIINEVKGVNRVFYDLTSKPPGTIEFE; encoded by the coding sequence ATGAAAAGAGAAACAGTCGTCGTACTGGATTTCGGCGGTCAGTACAATCAGCTGGTTGCCAGACGTGTGAGAGAATGTAACGTATACTGCGAAATCTATTCATACAAGACCGATCTTGAGAAAATCAAGGCAATGAATCCTAAGGGAATCATCCTTACCGGTGGTCCGAACAGCTGCTATGAGGCAGATTCACCTACATGCAATAAAGAATTATTTGAGCTTGGTATTCCTGTTCTGGGACTCTGCTATGGCGCACAGCTTATGATGCATGTTCTGGGCGGAAAAGTTGAGAAAGCAGATGTGAGCGAATATGGAAAGACAGAGGTTCTGGTAGATAAGACAGATTCCAAAATCTTCAAAGACGTATCTGACAAAACAATCTGCTGGATGAGCCACACAGATTACATTTCCCAGGTTGCACCAGGATTTGAGATTGCTGCTCACACAGCAGACTGTCCAGTAGCAACTGCACAGAATGAGGAGAAGAAGCTGTATGCGATCCAGTTCCATCCGGAAGTGCTTCATACAGTAGAAGGAAAGAAGATGCTTTCCAACTTCGTACTTGGTGTCTGCGGATGTGCCGGAGACTGGAAAATGGATGCTTTTGTTGAGCATACTATCAGAGAAATCCGCGAGAAGGTCGGAGATGGAAAAGTTCTCCTTGCCCTGTCAGGTGGTGTTGACTCTTCCGTTGCAGCAGGACTTCTTTCCAGAGCAATCGGCAAGCAGCTTACCTGTGTATTTGTAGATCATGGTCTTCTTCGTAAAGATGAGGGAGATGAGGTTGAGGGTGTATTCGGACCAAACGGTCAGTTTGACCTGAACTTTATTCGCGTCAATGCACAGCAGAGATATTATGACAAGCTGGCAGGTGTTACAGAGCCTGAAGCAAAACGTAAGATCATCGGTGAAGAATTTATCCGTATTTTTGAAGAAGAGGCCAAGAAGATTGGTGCGGTAGATTTCCTGGCACAGGGAACTATTTATCCGGACGTTGTAGAGAGTGGTCTGGGCGGAGAGTCCGCAGTGATCAAATCTCACCACAATGTAGGCGGACTTCCGGATTTCGTTGATTTCAAGGAAATCATTGAACCGCTCCGCGACCTTTTCAAGGATGAGGTTCGTAAAGCAGGTCTGGAGCTTGGAATTCCGGAGAGACTGGTATTCCGTCAGCCATTTCCGGGACCGGGACTTGGAATCCGTATTATCGGTGAAGTTACTGCAGAGAAGGTTCGTATTGTACAGGATGCAGATTTCATTTATCGTGAAGAGGTAGACAATGCTGCAGCTGAGTATAAGAAAGAACATGGTGAAGATCCTTCATGGATGCCGAACCAGTACTTTGCAGCACTGACAAATATGCGAAGTGTAGGCGTTATGGGTGATTTCAGAACTTATGATTACGCTGTAGCGCTCCGCGCAGTGAAGACTATCGACTTCATGACAGCCGAATCTGCTGAGATTCCGTATGCAGTACTGAATAAGGTTATGAACCGCATTATTAACGAAGTTAAAGGCGTTAACCGCGTATTCTATGACCTGACCAGCAAGCCGCCGGGTACGATTGAGTTTGAGTAA
- a CDS encoding glycoside hydrolase family 31 protein, whose product MDLKKFVLEGNPVCRKEAVIVGDHFRITMLTTALIRFEYSEDGGFEDRATQMVCNRDFPVPEFRVSDGGEELHIYTKDLEIHYDRQKFSPSGLMIRVAGGKASERVWHYGDEPKDLLGTARTLDEADGEILLSHGIMSRNGFSVLDDSHTMAMGEDGMVEPRQGNRADFYFFGYGHRYVECLQDFYRLCGKTPLLPRYTFGNWWSRYHKYTETEYKELVERFEKEEVPFSIAVVDMDWHLVEDVPPVYGSGWTGYTWNKKFFPNPPEFMDWLHKHGYKITLNVHPADGVRAYEEAYPRVAEKMGIDPASKEPVLFDMTDPKFIETYFEELHHPMEEEGVDFWWLDWQQGTVTKVPGLDPLWMLNHYHYLDSKWKGKRALTFSRYAGPGSHRYPVGFSGDTIITWESLKFQPYFTANASNIGFGWWSHDIGGHMLGYRDDELTARWVQLGVFSPMNRLHSTDNPFSGKEPWKYNQIVETVMKNFLKLRHKLVPYLYTMNRRASRAGLPLVQPMYYLEPEREETYEVPNNYYFGTEMMVSPITDKLDPVTGLASAKTWIPQGIWYDFFNGRAYKGGRKVDLWRDIYEMPVLVREGSIIPLKDMEGYDNSIENPEKLEVLVYPGESGEFVLWEDGGDTPEDLDENWVSTRMTKTADENGTIFIVEAAQGNTAVIPQKRSWKIRFCNIQDKPQEVTVNGQVYKDAEFAEDEKLHGTIVILKDVPADAQVKITFAADAAVYQRDYAEEVYEILEKAQITYAQKTDVYKVVKELGTEAVPVLVSMNLNPSLLGVLMEILTMGI is encoded by the coding sequence ATGGACTTAAAGAAATTTGTGCTGGAAGGTAATCCTGTATGCAGAAAGGAAGCTGTGATCGTGGGCGATCATTTCAGGATTACAATGCTGACAACTGCCCTGATCCGTTTTGAGTACAGCGAAGACGGAGGATTTGAGGACAGAGCAACACAAATGGTATGTAATCGTGATTTCCCGGTGCCGGAATTCAGGGTGAGCGATGGCGGTGAGGAATTACATATTTACACCAAAGATCTGGAAATCCACTATGACAGGCAGAAATTTTCTCCAAGCGGTCTGATGATACGTGTTGCGGGTGGAAAAGCCAGCGAGCGTGTGTGGCATTATGGTGATGAACCAAAAGATCTGCTGGGAACAGCCAGAACCCTGGATGAAGCAGACGGTGAGATTTTGCTGAGTCATGGAATTATGTCCAGAAACGGTTTTTCAGTGCTGGATGATTCCCACACAATGGCTATGGGCGAAGATGGAATGGTAGAGCCACGTCAGGGAAACAGAGCAGACTTTTATTTCTTTGGATATGGTCACAGATATGTGGAATGTCTGCAGGATTTTTACAGATTATGTGGAAAAACACCTCTGCTTCCAAGATATACGTTCGGAAACTGGTGGAGCAGATATCACAAATATACAGAGACAGAATACAAAGAACTGGTAGAGCGTTTTGAGAAAGAAGAAGTGCCATTTTCTATTGCAGTTGTAGATATGGACTGGCATCTGGTAGAGGATGTACCTCCTGTATATGGAAGCGGATGGACAGGATATACCTGGAATAAGAAGTTTTTCCCCAATCCGCCTGAATTTATGGACTGGCTGCACAAACATGGATATAAGATCACACTGAACGTACATCCGGCAGATGGAGTGCGTGCTTATGAAGAAGCCTATCCGAGAGTTGCAGAGAAGATGGGAATTGATCCTGCAAGTAAAGAACCGGTACTTTTTGATATGACAGATCCGAAATTCATTGAGACATATTTTGAGGAACTGCATCATCCGATGGAAGAAGAGGGAGTAGATTTCTGGTGGCTTGACTGGCAGCAGGGAACTGTAACCAAGGTTCCGGGACTGGATCCGCTCTGGATGCTGAACCACTATCACTATCTGGATAGCAAGTGGAAAGGAAAACGTGCGCTGACTTTCTCAAGATATGCAGGTCCAGGAAGCCACAGATACCCGGTTGGTTTTTCCGGTGATACGATCATTACCTGGGAGAGTCTGAAATTCCAGCCATATTTTACGGCAAATGCCAGCAACATCGGTTTTGGATGGTGGAGTCATGATATCGGTGGACATATGTTGGGATACAGAGACGACGAGCTCACTGCAAGATGGGTACAGCTTGGAGTCTTTTCACCAATGAATCGTCTGCACAGCACAGATAACCCGTTTAGTGGAAAAGAACCGTGGAAATACAACCAGATTGTAGAAACAGTAATGAAGAATTTCCTGAAACTGCGTCATAAGCTGGTTCCGTATCTTTACACTATGAATCGTCGTGCAAGCAGAGCGGGACTGCCACTGGTACAGCCGATGTATTATCTGGAGCCGGAGCGCGAGGAAACCTATGAAGTACCGAACAACTATTATTTCGGTACAGAGATGATGGTATCTCCAATTACAGATAAGCTGGATCCGGTAACAGGACTGGCCAGTGCAAAAACATGGATCCCGCAGGGAATCTGGTATGATTTCTTTAACGGAAGAGCATATAAGGGCGGCAGAAAAGTGGATCTCTGGAGAGATATTTATGAGATGCCGGTACTTGTGCGTGAAGGCAGCATCATTCCGCTGAAGGACATGGAAGGATATGATAATTCCATTGAGAATCCTGAGAAACTGGAAGTACTTGTATATCCTGGAGAATCAGGAGAATTTGTACTCTGGGAAGACGGTGGGGACACACCGGAAGACCTGGATGAGAACTGGGTATCCACCAGAATGACGAAGACTGCAGATGAGAATGGAACAATATTTATTGTAGAAGCTGCGCAGGGAAATACAGCAGTGATCCCGCAGAAACGTTCCTGGAAGATCCGCTTCTGCAACATTCAGGACAAACCGCAGGAGGTTACTGTAAACGGACAGGTATATAAGGATGCAGAGTTCGCAGAGGATGAGAAGCTTCATGGAACAATAGTGATCCTGAAGGATGTGCCGGCAGATGCGCAGGTGAAGATTACTTTTGCGGCAGATGCAGCTGTTTATCAGAGAGACTATGCAGAAGAAGTCTATGAGATTCTGGAAAAAGCTCAGATTACCTATGCACAGAAGACAGACGTTTATAAAGTAGTGAAAGAGCTGGGCACAGAGGCAGTGCCAGTTCTGGTATCCATGAATTTGAATCCGTCATTGCTTGGGGTACTGATGGAAATTCTTACAATGGGAATTTAA
- a CDS encoding PqqD family protein — MKKKGIFFIMFKCQPGYTLRKIKGISYLLPYGQQIADLKKGFVLNETSTFLWNVLQHHEGAEPHQLAEILARTYHLDEAYLPELLKDVTDFLTQLTAMGMITEDLHLISSIPSVSMIIAGIFIKLYGSAELISPNFKPFYHEFSDDDTSQEIELVTTPPPSRCYGQVLLQNSEMTVFENPDRYVVLFPQMQNLYEAHMLKDGTYVRIYCHPQVSETNIENLFHAIRLFFLFTAQRNRLFAIHSASVLYQGKAWLFSGHSGMGKSTHTSLWHELFDTPYLNGDLNLLGLKEDHIIVYGIPWCGTSGIFTAEAYELGGIVLLGRDLQTDYLEELNPSEKVLRVMQRMISPAWTERQLSENLFFAGEIADRVPVLHLLCTKNASAACVMKNAIDQLEELQ; from the coding sequence TTGAAAAAGAAAGGAATCTTTTTTATCATGTTCAAATGTCAGCCCGGATATACACTTCGAAAAATCAAAGGTATCAGTTATCTCTTACCTTATGGTCAGCAGATTGCCGATCTGAAAAAAGGCTTTGTGCTGAATGAGACCAGTACTTTCCTGTGGAATGTACTTCAGCATCATGAAGGTGCCGAACCGCATCAACTGGCAGAAATACTTGCCAGGACTTATCATCTGGATGAGGCTTATCTTCCTGAACTTCTGAAAGATGTGACAGATTTTCTTACACAGCTTACAGCCATGGGAATGATCACAGAAGATCTCCACCTGATTTCATCAATCCCTTCTGTCTCTATGATAATCGCAGGAATCTTCATAAAACTATACGGTTCTGCAGAACTGATTTCCCCAAATTTCAAACCTTTTTATCATGAATTTTCGGATGATGATACCTCACAGGAAATCGAACTGGTCACTACGCCTCCACCCAGTCGTTGTTACGGACAGGTTCTTCTGCAGAATTCTGAAATGACTGTTTTTGAAAATCCCGACCGTTATGTTGTCCTTTTCCCACAGATGCAGAATCTTTACGAAGCTCATATGCTGAAAGATGGTACTTATGTACGGATTTACTGCCACCCACAGGTTTCTGAAACAAATATAGAAAATTTATTTCACGCCATACGGCTGTTTTTCCTTTTCACAGCACAAAGAAACAGACTGTTTGCAATCCACTCAGCTTCTGTTCTCTATCAGGGAAAAGCATGGCTGTTTTCCGGTCATTCCGGAATGGGAAAATCCACACACACCTCTCTGTGGCATGAGCTTTTTGACACACCGTATTTAAACGGAGACCTGAATCTTCTTGGATTAAAGGAGGATCATATCATCGTCTATGGCATCCCCTGGTGCGGAACTTCCGGGATTTTTACTGCCGAAGCATATGAACTCGGAGGAATTGTCCTCCTTGGGCGCGACCTGCAGACAGATTATCTGGAAGAGTTAAATCCTTCGGAAAAAGTCCTCCGTGTCATGCAGCGCATGATCTCCCCTGCATGGACTGAACGCCAGCTTTCAGAAAATCTTTTCTTTGCCGGGGAAATCGCTGACCGCGTGCCGGTACTACATCTTCTCTGTACAAAGAATGCTTCTGCCGCCTGCGTGATGAAAAATGCCATTGATCAACTGGAGGAGCTGCAATGA